In Myxococcales bacterium, the DNA window GACTTCGAGGCCGCGCACGACCCGAGGCTCGCCGCGAAGGCCCCACGATCGCCTCAAAAAAAGCGCAAACCGAAGCCGATCGGTGCATAGAGCACGCGATTTTCGTTCGTCGGGTTCGCGAAGTAGTACCCGATGCTCGCCGTGATCATCCACTGGCCGTAGGGCTGCGTGGCCACGGCGAAGCCGAGGTCGAACGTGGGCGAGAAGACCACGTTGGTCGCGAGCTTCTTGTCGTTCGTGCACGCCTGCGCCTGCCCGCCGAGGAGCCCCAAGCCCGCCCACGCCCAGTCGAGCACGCGGAAGTTGATGGCGGGCCCCATCGACAAGAAGTTCGAGCCCGCGAAGCTCCCGCACTCGGAGCCGATCGCGCCGAGCGCGCGCACGACGATCTCGGCGCGCCGTGTGAACGCGTACCCGCCCTCGACCGAGAACCCGATCGACGCGCCCGAGGCCGACGCGTTCTGCGGGCCCGTGTCGGCCTTGAAGAACGCGTAGGGCACGGCCACGAAGTGCGCGCCGAACACGAAGCCCTCGGGGTGCGGCCCCTCTTGGGGCTTCGGCGGGAGCTCGGGCTCGGGCACCTTGGGCGGGGGTGGGCGCACCTCCCCCGGCTTCGTCGGGGGCCTCACGAAGCCGACCACCTCGAGCTTGCCCGCGGCCGCACGCACGTCGCGCTCGTCCCGAAAGCCGTCGCCCTCGACCACCACGTGGTGCGCGCCGGTCGTCACGAGCAGCGTCGTGGGGGTGCGCTCTTCGAGGGCCGTGCCGTCGACGTACACGCGCATCCCCGGCGGATCACTCTCGACCTTGAGCTTACCGGACCGCGATTTCAGCTGCGCGGCGGCCACGGCGGCGGCGGTCGAGAGCTCTCCGCGCTCGCCCTCTTCGGCGATGTAGCGCTCGTACCCGTCGACCGCGGCCTGCACGTGCCCGAGCTTCTCGTCGCAGAGGGCGAGGTTGTAGACGATGACGGGGGCATGGTGCGCGCGCTCGGCCTCGGCGAACTTCTCGCGCGCGGCGACGTAGTCGGCCTCTTGATAGAGCTTCACGCCGGCCTGAAAGAGCGCTCGAGCCTCGCCCACGTCGCCCGCCCGGGCTGGGCCGGAGAAGGCCAACAGCGCGACCGAGATCACGAAACCCCCGAGCGAGAGACGTCTCACTGCTCACCACGCTACCAGCCCGGCCGGCGCGCCTCCCAGAAAATCCGCCGCCCTGCCGGGGCGCGGATGGTCGAAAAACGCAATGGCTACGGACGTTTAGGCGCCTAAAAATCGGTCGCGAGGGGCCGCTCGCAGCGCCCTCCCTGCCACACGAGGCCCTTCGCGCAGCAGTGCCCGAGGGACTCGACCTGCCCCGCCTCGCATTTCACCTTGGCCGAGGCCGCGCCGCTGGCCGAGGCGGGAGGTTGAGGCGCGACCTTGGGCGGGGCCGACGGAGGCGCGGACGCCGAAGGTTTGGGCTCGAGCTCGACCGATGGCTCGGGCTTCGGCGGCGGACGGTACACGTCGGGCGCGGTGGGGAGGGGAGGCACCGTGCCCGGCGGAGGGACCGCGGGAGGGGGAGACGCGCGGAGGACCACGACCACCGTGACGAGCGCCCCGAGCGCGCCGCTCCCGAGCCCGATGAGCGCGTGACGACCGAACGCGGAGGGAGCGCGCTCGTCGCCGCTTCGCGAGGTGGGGCTCGAGGGCAATGTCTCGCGGCTCGAGGGGCTCGACGAAGGGTTCGAAATGCGTCCCTGTGGGCTCGACTCGCGTCCCGGGCTCGACACACGGGAGCCCGACCTGCGGGACGACGCGTTCGGCGGGGTCGAGGGGGCGCCCGGGAGCGTGACCTCGACGCCCATGCGGTGCCGATCGAGCGCCTCCATCATCTCGCGCGCCGAGGCGAAGCGGTCGTCTTTCTTGATCTCGAGGGCCCGGGCGACGATGGCGTCGAGGTCCTCCGGGATCTCTTCTCGCAGGGATTTTACCCTGGGAGCGCGCTCGCTCACGACCTTGGCCGCGGCGGCCGTGGCGCTCGTCGTGAGGTGCACGGGCCGGTCGGTGAGCATCTGGAAGAGCGTGGCGCCCACGGCCCACACGTCGGCGCGCCCGTCGACCTCTTTCTCGGCGAGGAACTGCTCGGGCGCCATGTAGAGCGGCGTGCCCACGATCGCGCCCGACTGGGTGAGGCTCGCCTCGTCGGTCTCGGCGAATTTGGCCACGCCGAAGTCGAGCACCTTGACGTGGTTCGTGCCGTCGGCCGCCTTGGTGAGGAAGACGTTGGCCGGCTTGATGTCCCGATGAACGATGCCGGCCTTGTGGGCGCAGTCGAGGGCCGAGAGCATCTCGATGGCGACGTCGACCGCCTGCTCCGGGGCCATTCTGCCGGCCTCGAGCGCCTCGAAGAGCGACTGCCCGCGGAGCAGCTCCATCACCATGAACGGCGCCGCGTCGTCGGTCTCGCCCACGTCGAACACGGCCACCACGTTCGGGTGCTCGATCTTCGCCGCGGCCTGCGCCTCTTTGCGGAAGCGGGCGCGCGTGGGCTCGTCGTGGAAGGCCTCGGAGCGGAGCACCTTGATGGCGAAGCGCTTGCCGACGCCCTCGTGGAGACCTTCGTAGACCGTGCCCATCCCTCCCGTCCCGAGCAGGCTCTCGAGCCGGTACTTTCCGGCGAGCAGGGATCCTACGCGGTCTTTCGGGTCCATCGGCGAGCCCCAAGCATAGAGGTGCGCGCCGGTTCCGCGAAGGCTTTCTGGCCCGGGCTCGACCGCCGCCCGCGGTGTGGTAGGTCCGGTGGCCGATGCCGACGTCGTTCGCCCACTCCCTGCTCGACCGCCTCGTCGCGCGTCTCGCGCGGAAGGGCAAGCTCTTCGCCGAGGGCTTCGGGGACGTCGAGGCGCTCCGGCGGGTCTCGGCCGAGATCCGCGACTACACACCCGAGCGCGACGTGGGCACGCCTACGGTGCGATGGGAGCCGAACGACAAGCGATTTCTCGGGGTGCGCGTGCGTCGTGGCTCGTTCGAGTCGCCCCTCGCACGCCTCCTGCCGCCCGAGGCGCGTCGCGCGGTCGTCGAGCTGGTGCTCCCGGAGAGGCCGCGGGGCGTGTGCCTCCTCTTGGCCGCCACGGCCGAGGAAGGGTTCGCGCGGCGGCGCCTCTTCGCCCGCCACCTCGTGTCCGCCGGCATCGGCACGCTCGCCCTCGAGAGCCCTCTTTACGGCGCGCGAAGGCCCGCGGGGCAGGTCGGCCCGCGCATTCGCACGGTGCTCGAGCACGTGTCGTTGAACCTCGCCACGGTCGACGAGGGCCGCGCCCTGCTCCGTTACCTGCGCGCCGAGGTGACCCCGAACGTGGGCGTGAGCGGCTTCAGCCAAGGTGGGTTCATGGGCGGCTTCGTCGCGGCGCTCTCGCGCTTCCCGCTCGCCGCCGTGCTCCGCGGCGCGGGAGACTCGGCCGTGCCCGTGTTCACACGCGACGCCCTCACGCGCGTGGTCGACTGGCCCGCCCTCGTGCGCGAGGCCGGGAGCCTGCACGCCGCGAAGAGCCTCTTCGAAGAGGCCCTCGCGCCCGTCCGCATCAGCCGGCACCCGATCCCCGTGCTGCCCGAGGCGGCCATCCTCGTGTACGGCCGGCATGACGCGTTCGTCGTGCGCCACGAGACCGAGGCCCTGTCGCGCTATTGGAAGGGCTCCGAGCTCCGCGAGCGCGAGGCCGGCCACGTGAGCCAGGCGCTCTTCCACAGATCGTCCCACGCGCGGGCGGTGCTCGACGCCTTCGAACGGCTCGAACGTGCCGCCGCACGCGGGGCGTAAGTTCTCTAAACTGTTCTACTTTTCGACCACGATCTCCACGCGGCGGTTGGTCGCGCGGCCGTCGTTTTGGGCATTCGAGGCGATGGGCCGGGTCTCTCCGACGCCCTCGGTGCGGACGCGGTCCTTGGCCACGCCCTTCTTCACGAGGTAGGCGGCCACGGCGTCGGCGCGCGCCTTCGAGAGCGTCGCGTTGTGCGCGTGCGTGCCGGTGTTGTCGGTGTGGCCTTCGACGAGCAGGGTCGCCTTCGGGCTCTTCTGCTGGAGCACATCGACGAGCTCGTCCAGCTTCGTCTTGGCGGCGGGCGTGAGCGCCGCGCCGTTCGTCGCGAAGAGCACCGCGCCCGAGAACGTGATGACGAGACCACGAGGCTCGGCCCGCACGCTCGACGAGAGCTTCCGTAGAGCATTGAGCGCCGAGGCCTCTCGCTCTTCGGCCTCCTTTCGCGCGCGCTGGGCCTCTTCGGCCTCCTTCTTTCGCTTCTCGGCCTCGAGCCTCGCGGCCTCCGCGTCGGCGAGCGCGCGCGCCTCGCGATCCTTCACGCGCTTCTGGAGGTCCTCCTCGAGACCACGGAGCTCGCGCTCGAGCCGCGCCTTTCTGGCCATGGCCATGGCGCGTTGGGCCTTGCGGTCGGCCACGAAGCCGAGGCCGGCCACCTCGGGCTCGGCGCCGATCTCCTCGAACCGGTGCTCGGCCAAGAGCAGCGCGCGGTGGGCCTCTTCGAGCTCGAGGGGAGCGTCGTCCTTGGCTTCTCGTTTGGCCGTCACGTAGGTGCTGCGGGCGGTGGAGAGCTCCTTCGGAGGCGCGATCGGGGCGCACCCCGTGACGAGCGTGAGCCCGGCGAGCACGAGCCACGGCAAAGCTGCGCGGTTCATTTTCCGGTCTCCTTGGCGCCGTCCTTCGACGTCTCTTCGGCGAGCTTCTTCTTCACCTTCTCGACCGTGTCGGCCACGGCGCCCTCTTTGCCGAGCGCGTCGGCGAGATCGGCGTCGGCGTCGGCCCGGAGCAAGAGCTCACCGGCCTCGGCGTGCCGCCCCTTCTGGATGGCGACCTTGGCCCGCGCCACCGCCTCCTTCGAGCGCGAGAGCACCTCGGTGGCGGCGCGTGTGTCGCCCGCGCCGTCCTTTTCGGCAGCTTGGATTTTGGCCTCGGTGGCCTTCAAACGCTCGGTCGGGGGGGGCAGGGCGCCCGCGCAGCCTCCCGTGCAAGGAATGGACCAAAGAACGGCGACCACGGCGCCTAAGGCCGCCCATGGACGAGGAATGGAGCAATTTCGCGGAGATGGAAAACGGAGCATCAAGGGGGAGAGTACACGCATTTTGGAATCTCGTTTCTCGATGCATTCTACATTCGACATGGAAGGTGCGGATGTGATCTAAGTGCCGATTGTGACTGCCTACGACTCCGAGGCCCATCGCGCCTCCGAGCACTCCAAGCCCATCTCCTCCCCCCCTCCGGTGAGCGAGCTTCGCGTCCGAGCCCACGGCCAAGGTGCCCTCGCGTACGACACGCGGACGGCCACGAACGCCGTGCCCGTGCCTTGCCTGCACGTGTTCACGGACGACGTCGTCACGCACCGGACGAGCGGCCTCGTGTCTCGCTTCGAGACCACGAAGATGCCGCTCCTCGCCCTCTCGTTCGACTACGCGGGCACGATCGTCCCTGCGCTCGGGAACGACGAGGACGAAGAAGACGACACGAGCGGCGTGACGCGCGACGTCCGCGCCGAGATGCGCGCGCGCAGGCTCATCGAGGGCTTCGGGGCGCTCGATCTCTCGTGCCTCGAGGACATGGCCGCCGCCCCGGGTGTGCAGGCCGACTACCTCGTCGCCTGCGAGGGGACCGCCTCCGACTACTGCACCTTCCAAAGCGCCGTCGTCCCCCAGCTCCGAAAGCTCGGCTTCCGCGTGACGGTGGACGCCGCGCACGAGTGGAAGACCATCGAGCCCGAGCCCCGGTGGTACGCCGACATCGAGGAGATGGAGAAGAAGGAGCGCGATCCGAACCGCGAGGACTGGTTCGGCGTCGAGCTCGGCATCGAGCTGTCGGGTCAGCGGGTCTCGCTCTTGCCGGCCCTGCTCGATTTGCTCGAGAAATCCGCCAACGGCGACGGCCTCTTCGACCTCGCGCGGCGCGCAGGAAAGTGCGTGGCCGTGCCCGTCAAGGAGCACGTCTACCTCTCTTTGCCCACGGAGCGCCTCCGCTCGATCCTGCGTGTGCTCGCCGAGCTCTACGACGGAAAGCCCATTCAGAAGGGCGCGCTGCCCGTCCCCTCGGCCAAGCTCGGCGCGATGGAGCGCCTCGACGAGGTCTTCAAGAACGAAGAGCAGCTCGAGCTCCGCTTCACGGGCGGCGCACGCGACGCCTGGCGCGAGGCCGGTGCCATCGGTGAGCCCACGCCCGTCGAGCAGCCCGAGGGCCTCCGCGCCACGCTCCGCCCCTACCAGGTCTACGGCCTCTCGTGGCTCCAGCACCTCGTCGATCGCGGCGTCGGCGGTGTGCTCGCCGACGACATGGGCCTCGGCAAGACCCTCCAGACGATCAGCCATCTCGCGCTCCTCAAGCAGCGCGGCTTGCTCACGAAGCCGGCCATCATCGTGGCCCCCACGAGCCTCGTGAACAACTGGGCCCGCGAGGCCGCCAAGTTCGCCCCGCGCCTGCGTGTGCTCGCGATCCACGGCCCCGACCGCGCGCCCCTCTACGAGAAGCTCGACTCGACCGACGTCGTGGTCACAAGCTACCCGGTCGTCATCCGCGACGAAGAGAAGCTCGCCGAGACCGAGTTCTTCATCCTCGTGCTCGACGAGGCGCAGACCATCAAGAACGACAAGGGCCGCGCCCACGGCGCCGTGCGCGCCATCCGCACGGAGCACAGGCTCTGCCTCTCGGGCACGCCCGTCGAGAACCACCTCGGCGAGCTCTGGGCCCTCTCGGACTTCTTGAACCCGGGCCTCCTCGGGGACGAGCTCCACTTCGCGCGTTTCTATCGGTTTCCCATCGAGAAACAGCGAAACGCCGAGCGCCTCGAGACCCTGCGCGAAATTCTTTCACCCTACATCCTTCGGCGCACCAAGGCCGAGGTGGCCAAAGAGCTCCCCCCGAAGACCGAGCTCCACCGCCCCATCGAGCTCCGCGGCGATCAGCGCGAGCTCTACGAGAGCATCCGCGTCGCCGCGCACGCCGAGGTGCGGAAGCTCATCAAAAAGAAGGGCCTCTCGGCCTCGACCATCCCGATCCTCGGCGCGCTCACCAAGCTCCGCCAGCTCTGCTGCGATCCGCGCCTCGTCAACGTGAGCGGCTCGATCGCCAAAGAGTCGGCCAAGCTGCGCGTCTTCGACGACCTCACCACGCAGCTTCTCAAAGACGGCCATCGCGTCCTCGTGTTCTCGCAGTTCACGACGATGATCAGCATCCTCGAGGAGTCGCTCCGGGCCCGGAAAATCCCCTACACGACGCTCACCGGGAACACGGCCGATCGCCCCTTCGCGATCGGCAAGTTCGAGAAGGGCGAGGTCGACGTCTTCCTCATCAGCCTGCGCGCCGGCGGCACGGGCCTCACGCTCACGGGCGCCGACCAGGTCATCCACTACGATCCGTGGTGGAACCCCGCGGTCCAAGCCCAAGCGACCGACCGCGCCTACCGCATCGGCCAGTCGCGCCCGGTGTTCGTGCACCACCTCTACGTCGCGGGCAGCGTCGAGGAGCGCATGCTCCGGCTCCAGAGGAAGAAGCGCATCGTGGCCGACGCGATCCTGGGCGAAGGCGAGGGGAGCGCCGCCCTCACCGAAGACGACGTCGAGCTCCTGTTCGCCCCCCTCGGCGCGCGCTGAGGGCTTCGGTCGCGAAGACGCCCGTCCGCGACGGCGGCTCGCGGTCGCCCGTCGCGGCCGATTTTTCGGAGATTTGTCGCACCTTGCCCCACGTGCCCGCGGCAAGACACGAAGCGTAGAGCTCGTGTTCGCGAAACCGTTGCGTGGGCCGGATCGGGTTTCGAACGCGGTTGCGCAGCTCACGCGCCCCGTGTGACGTCGGTGCGCCGATCCTGCGGAATTTGCAGTGTGGCACCTCCCCTGCATTGCACGCGTCGACGCTCCGGCCCTCCGCGACGGCACTCTCGTCGCCCTGTTCGGCTCGGAACGCCGGAGGTTCCCATGGGCTCGGCTCACGAGGCGAACGGCCTCTCCCTCTACCGGCGTGGACTCGGTACGGCACAACCGCTCTCGCGCGAAGCAGAGCACGACCTCGCCGTGCGTTACCGGGCAGGCGACAAACGCGCGGGCGACAAGCTCGTCGTCGCGTGTTTGCCCTTCGTGGTCTCCATCGCGCTCGAGTACCGGCGCTGGGGTGTGCCCCTCGAAGACATCGTCCAGCAAGGGAACATTGGGCTCCTCCGCGCCGCCGAGAAGTTCGACCCCTCGAAAGACTGCCGCCTCGCCACCTACGCCGCGTACTGGATCCGCGCGGAGATCCGCGAGTTCGTGGTGCGCGCGTTCCGCGTCGTTCGGGTGGGCACCACCAAGGGAGAGCGCCGCGCCCTCCGCGCGTTCCGCACTGGAAAAGACACCTCGCCGAAGCACCTCGCCGAGATCTCGGGCCTGTCCGAAGAGCGGGTCGCGCGGCTCCTTCCGCTCCTCGCCGGCCGCGAGACGAGCCTCGACGCGCAGGTGGACGAACAGGCTGCCATGGTCGAGCGGCTCTCGTCGGACGAGCCCTCCCCCGAGGAGAACGCGACCGCGAGCGAACGCCGCGAGAAGGCGAAGGGGCTCGTGAAGGCGGCCCTCCGCAGCCTCTCGGAACGCGAAAAAATGATCGTGTGCGCGCGCATCATGAACGACGACCCTCCCACCCTCCAGGCGCTGGGCGACCAGCTCGGAGTCTCGAAGGAGCGCGTCCGTCAGCTCGAGGAGCGCGCCTGCGTGAAGCTCCGCCGCGAGATCGGCCAGCTCGCCGCGGGGTTCTGAGCGGCATCGGCCCCGGCGCGAGTGTTTGGGGCCCTCGCGAAACCTTGGTACGGTCTTCGGGCAAACCTTAGCTCGGAGGCTCGTTCGTGAAATTCCCTCGTCGCTCGCTCTCTCTTCCGATCGCCCTCGCGGCCGCCGCGACCCTCCTCGGTTGCCCTCCGAGCTCGCAGCAACAACAGCCGCCGCAGACCGCGCAGGGGTACCCGCCCCAGCAGTACCCGCAGCAGGGCTACCCTCAGCAGTACCCGCCGCAGCAGGGTTACCCGCAG includes these proteins:
- a CDS encoding PEGA domain-containing protein; the protein is MRRLSLGGFVISVALLAFSGPARAGDVGEARALFQAGVKLYQEADYVAAREKFAEAERAHHAPVIVYNLALCDEKLGHVQAAVDGYERYIAEEGERGELSTAAAVAAAQLKSRSGKLKVESDPPGMRVYVDGTALEERTPTTLLVTTGAHHVVVEGDGFRDERDVRAAAGKLEVVGFVRPPTKPGEVRPPPPKVPEPELPPKPQEGPHPEGFVFGAHFVAVPYAFFKADTGPQNASASGASIGFSVEGGYAFTRRAEIVVRALGAIGSECGSFAGSNFLSMGPAINFRVLDWAWAGLGLLGGQAQACTNDKKLATNVVFSPTFDLGFAVATQPYGQWMITASIGYYFANPTNENRVLYAPIGFGLRFF
- a CDS encoding serine/threonine protein kinase, encoding MDPKDRVGSLLAGKYRLESLLGTGGMGTVYEGLHEGVGKRFAIKVLRSEAFHDEPTRARFRKEAQAAAKIEHPNVVAVFDVGETDDAAPFMVMELLRGQSLFEALEAGRMAPEQAVDVAIEMLSALDCAHKAGIVHRDIKPANVFLTKAADGTNHVKVLDFGVAKFAETDEASLTQSGAIVGTPLYMAPEQFLAEKEVDGRADVWAVGATLFQMLTDRPVHLTTSATAAAAKVVSERAPRVKSLREEIPEDLDAIVARALEIKKDDRFASAREMMEALDRHRMGVEVTLPGAPSTPPNASSRRSGSRVSSPGRESSPQGRISNPSSSPSSRETLPSSPTSRSGDERAPSAFGRHALIGLGSGALGALVTVVVVLRASPPPAVPPPGTVPPLPTAPDVYRPPPKPEPSVELEPKPSASAPPSAPPKVAPQPPASASGAASAKVKCEAGQVESLGHCCAKGLVWQGGRCERPLATDF
- a CDS encoding alpha/beta hydrolase family protein codes for the protein MPTSFAHSLLDRLVARLARKGKLFAEGFGDVEALRRVSAEIRDYTPERDVGTPTVRWEPNDKRFLGVRVRRGSFESPLARLLPPEARRAVVELVLPERPRGVCLLLAATAEEGFARRRLFARHLVSAGIGTLALESPLYGARRPAGQVGPRIRTVLEHVSLNLATVDEGRALLRYLRAEVTPNVGVSGFSQGGFMGGFVAALSRFPLAAVLRGAGDSAVPVFTRDALTRVVDWPALVREAGSLHAAKSLFEEALAPVRISRHPIPVLPEAAILVYGRHDAFVVRHETEALSRYWKGSELREREAGHVSQALFHRSSHARAVLDAFERLERAAARGA
- a CDS encoding OmpA family protein: MNRAALPWLVLAGLTLVTGCAPIAPPKELSTARSTYVTAKREAKDDAPLELEEAHRALLLAEHRFEEIGAEPEVAGLGFVADRKAQRAMAMARKARLERELRGLEEDLQKRVKDREARALADAEAARLEAEKRKKEAEEAQRARKEAEEREASALNALRKLSSSVRAEPRGLVITFSGAVLFATNGAALTPAAKTKLDELVDVLQQKSPKATLLVEGHTDNTGTHAHNATLSKARADAVAAYLVKKGVAKDRVRTEGVGETRPIASNAQNDGRATNRRVEIVVEK
- a CDS encoding DUF4398 domain-containing protein: MVAVLWSIPCTGGCAGALPPPTERLKATEAKIQAAEKDGAGDTRAATEVLSRSKEAVARAKVAIQKGRHAEAGELLLRADADADLADALGKEGAVADTVEKVKKKLAEETSKDGAKETGK
- a CDS encoding DEAD/DEAH box helicase, giving the protein MPIVTAYDSEAHRASEHSKPISSPPPVSELRVRAHGQGALAYDTRTATNAVPVPCLHVFTDDVVTHRTSGLVSRFETTKMPLLALSFDYAGTIVPALGNDEDEEDDTSGVTRDVRAEMRARRLIEGFGALDLSCLEDMAAAPGVQADYLVACEGTASDYCTFQSAVVPQLRKLGFRVTVDAAHEWKTIEPEPRWYADIEEMEKKERDPNREDWFGVELGIELSGQRVSLLPALLDLLEKSANGDGLFDLARRAGKCVAVPVKEHVYLSLPTERLRSILRVLAELYDGKPIQKGALPVPSAKLGAMERLDEVFKNEEQLELRFTGGARDAWREAGAIGEPTPVEQPEGLRATLRPYQVYGLSWLQHLVDRGVGGVLADDMGLGKTLQTISHLALLKQRGLLTKPAIIVAPTSLVNNWAREAAKFAPRLRVLAIHGPDRAPLYEKLDSTDVVVTSYPVVIRDEEKLAETEFFILVLDEAQTIKNDKGRAHGAVRAIRTEHRLCLSGTPVENHLGELWALSDFLNPGLLGDELHFARFYRFPIEKQRNAERLETLREILSPYILRRTKAEVAKELPPKTELHRPIELRGDQRELYESIRVAAHAEVRKLIKKKGLSASTIPILGALTKLRQLCCDPRLVNVSGSIAKESAKLRVFDDLTTQLLKDGHRVLVFSQFTTMISILEESLRARKIPYTTLTGNTADRPFAIGKFEKGEVDVFLISLRAGGTGLTLTGADQVIHYDPWWNPAVQAQATDRAYRIGQSRPVFVHHLYVAGSVEERMLRLQRKKRIVADAILGEGEGSAALTEDDVELLFAPLGAR
- a CDS encoding sigma-70 family RNA polymerase sigma factor, which gives rise to MGSAHEANGLSLYRRGLGTAQPLSREAEHDLAVRYRAGDKRAGDKLVVACLPFVVSIALEYRRWGVPLEDIVQQGNIGLLRAAEKFDPSKDCRLATYAAYWIRAEIREFVVRAFRVVRVGTTKGERRALRAFRTGKDTSPKHLAEISGLSEERVARLLPLLAGRETSLDAQVDEQAAMVERLSSDEPSPEENATASERREKAKGLVKAALRSLSEREKMIVCARIMNDDPPTLQALGDQLGVSKERVRQLEERACVKLRREIGQLAAGF